A portion of the Stigmatella aurantiaca DW4/3-1 genome contains these proteins:
- a CDS encoding DUF4397 domain-containing protein, translated as MKKNIPGIWWLVTVLALSAGVTGCGDDPVDPPSVEDAGVPRPDGGDGLPDGGGGPPDGGGGLPDGGGSPPDGGSDGGTDAGPPALKASVRFVNAYLGVKNNPSDKADAPWEPYPMEVYAGNTRLFSTPVEPGDEAVTDYQTFELPPGQSVRFTVRVAASSPTDSPVAISEDISLQDGERLTLVGTGNVTYAGMDRMESPRLLALKEAFEPAEAGTLRVRYVTADRVTGTNRNRRLANDTGSTPYTTAEPYSADTTTGGVSLPAHPQRLAIIGSPNFTPSQSGKLFFSPPAETLVAGSAWFAITTGDDRRTLQDEGAPALLLIPAGRNGAIRLKRDPLIYFFHAINPATDGPAPAALQVLHGSQLIANNVRYGATPAIGELPVLPAGGTLRFTRSGDSTATVLADAPTGPLEAGRRYLAVVSGTEGAQVQLTVVKEAFDPDPVPTPRVRLIQASANAPAALGFGHFAVAPDGITPGAFTPVVTGAEYGTAAGPALGAPFTPQVVTPPSGSSYLYYGIQASVDGTVIERSVTGRPLTTPNFIVLMGDWSTSLQFRALNVRINTWSATAPEGTFSTP; from the coding sequence CGCCCTGTCGGCCGGCGTCACCGGTTGCGGCGATGACCCGGTGGATCCGCCCAGCGTCGAGGACGCCGGTGTGCCCCGTCCGGATGGGGGAGACGGACTTCCCGATGGGGGAGGGGGACCTCCCGACGGGGGTGGCGGCCTTCCGGACGGAGGGGGCTCTCCGCCAGATGGAGGAAGCGATGGGGGCACCGATGCCGGACCTCCCGCGCTCAAGGCCTCCGTCCGTTTCGTCAATGCCTACCTGGGCGTGAAGAACAACCCCAGCGACAAAGCCGACGCCCCGTGGGAGCCGTACCCGATGGAGGTCTACGCCGGAAACACCCGGCTGTTCTCCACGCCGGTGGAGCCGGGGGACGAGGCGGTCACGGACTACCAGACGTTCGAGCTGCCCCCCGGCCAAAGCGTGCGGTTCACCGTGCGCGTCGCGGCGTCCTCCCCCACGGACAGCCCGGTGGCGATCTCGGAGGACATCTCCCTCCAGGATGGGGAGCGGCTCACGCTCGTGGGCACTGGCAATGTCACGTATGCCGGCATGGACCGGATGGAATCCCCGCGGCTGCTGGCGCTGAAGGAGGCCTTCGAGCCGGCAGAGGCAGGCACCCTCCGGGTCCGCTATGTGACGGCGGACCGGGTCACCGGCACCAATCGCAACCGGCGGCTCGCCAACGACACGGGCTCGACGCCCTACACCACGGCGGAGCCTTACTCGGCCGACACGACCACGGGCGGCGTGTCCCTTCCGGCACACCCCCAGCGGCTGGCGATCATCGGCTCGCCGAACTTCACGCCCTCGCAAAGCGGCAAGCTGTTCTTCTCTCCCCCGGCGGAGACGCTGGTAGCGGGCAGCGCCTGGTTCGCCATCACCACGGGCGATGACCGGCGCACCCTCCAGGACGAGGGGGCTCCCGCGCTGCTGCTGATCCCCGCGGGCAGGAACGGCGCCATCCGCCTGAAGCGCGATCCGCTCATCTACTTCTTCCATGCGATCAACCCGGCCACGGACGGCCCGGCCCCCGCGGCCTTGCAGGTGCTCCACGGCTCGCAGCTCATCGCCAACAACGTGCGGTACGGGGCCACCCCGGCCATCGGCGAGCTGCCGGTCCTCCCGGCGGGCGGGACGCTCCGGTTCACCCGGTCCGGTGACAGCACCGCGACGGTGCTGGCCGATGCCCCAACGGGCCCCCTGGAGGCGGGCCGCCGGTACCTGGCCGTGGTGAGCGGCACGGAGGGCGCGCAGGTGCAGCTGACCGTGGTGAAGGAGGCGTTCGATCCTGATCCGGTGCCGACGCCCCGGGTGCGGCTCATCCAGGCCTCGGCCAATGCGCCGGCGGCGCTCGGCTTTGGCCACTTCGCGGTGGCGCCAGACGGCATCACCCCGGGAGCCTTCACGCCCGTGGTCACCGGCGCGGAGTACGGCACGGCGGCCGGGCCAGCCCTGGGGGCGCCCTTCACCCCCCAGGTGGTGACCCCCCCGTCCGGCAGCTCTTACCTCTATTACGGCATCCAGGCGTCCGTGGACGGAACGGTCATCGAACGCTCCGTCACGGGCCGGCCGCTGACCACGCCGAACTTCATCGTGTTGATGGGAGATTGGAGCACCTCCCTGCAATTCCGGGCGCTCAACGTCCGCATCAACACCTGGTCCGCCACGGCGCCGGAGGGCACCTTCAGCACGCCGTGA